From a region of the Halomonas sp. HL-93 genome:
- the murG gene encoding undecaprenyldiphospho-muramoylpentapeptide beta-N-acetylglucosaminyltransferase gives MTQSTRRVMIMAGGTGGHVIPALSLARALMVQGIEVEWLGSPKGIENRLVPEAGIRLHTIAISGLRGNGVAGWLKAPLNLSRAVLQSRRIIATFNPQVVVGLGGFASGPGGLAAKTLAIPLVIHEQNAVAGLTNRVLSRLATKTYAAFPQAFSQRAEVIGNPVRDDIATLGDTPRDEAAMSARCLRLLVVGGSLGAVALNERLAPAIAKLPLSQRPDVWHQAGKARDSDTAALYAKHGIEARVEPFIDDMAAAYDWADLVVCRAGALTVAELAAAAKPALLVPFPFAVDDHQRINAQVLVDAQAALCIVQSELTDERLSHELANLLTPDTLATMAANARQAAHLEATQRLVAGCLAVIPQGDTA, from the coding sequence GTGACACAGTCAACGCGCCGCGTAATGATCATGGCGGGAGGGACCGGTGGCCACGTGATACCTGCCTTATCATTGGCGCGCGCCTTGATGGTTCAGGGCATTGAAGTTGAGTGGCTGGGCAGTCCGAAAGGTATTGAAAATCGATTGGTTCCCGAAGCGGGTATCCGCTTGCATACCATTGCCATTTCAGGGCTCCGCGGCAACGGCGTGGCGGGCTGGCTGAAAGCGCCATTAAATTTGAGTCGTGCGGTGCTCCAGTCACGTCGCATTATTGCGACTTTCAACCCCCAGGTTGTGGTTGGACTGGGGGGCTTTGCCAGTGGCCCTGGCGGCCTGGCGGCTAAAACATTAGCTATTCCGCTGGTCATTCATGAGCAAAACGCCGTGGCGGGATTGACCAATCGGGTACTATCACGCTTGGCGACGAAAACCTATGCCGCCTTTCCGCAGGCATTTAGCCAGCGGGCGGAAGTGATTGGTAATCCGGTGCGCGACGATATCGCCACTTTGGGCGATACACCGCGGGATGAGGCTGCCATGTCGGCGCGTTGTCTCAGGTTGTTAGTCGTAGGTGGGTCGCTGGGTGCGGTTGCACTTAACGAGCGTCTGGCTCCAGCGATAGCCAAACTGCCGTTGTCTCAGCGTCCAGACGTGTGGCATCAAGCCGGAAAAGCACGCGATAGCGATACTGCAGCGCTTTATGCGAAGCATGGCATAGAGGCACGCGTTGAGCCTTTTATCGACGATATGGCGGCCGCTTACGACTGGGCGGATTTAGTCGTCTGCCGTGCCGGAGCGTTGACCGTTGCCGAGCTGGCAGCAGCGGCAAAGCCAGCGCTGTTGGTGCCTTTTCCCTTTGCCGTTGACGATCATCAGCGGATCAATGCACAGGTGCTTGTCGATGCGCAGGCAGCACTATGCATTGTTCAGTCTGAACTGACTGACGAGCGCCTAAGCCATGAACTGGCAAACCTATTAACGCCCGACACCTTGGCGACAATGGCCGCTAACGCCCGCCAAGCCGCGCACTTAGAGGCGACGCAACGGCTGGTCGCTGGGTGTTTGGCTGTGATACCGCAAGGAGATACTGCGTGA
- the murC gene encoding UDP-N-acetylmuramate--L-alanine ligase: protein MRRIRRIHFVGIGGAGMCGIAEVLANQGYAVSGSDLKPSTVTERLTHCGVSIAIGHAEEHVAGADVVVVSTAIDPTNPEIRWAHEHRVPVVRRAEMLAELMRFRHGIAVAGTHGKTTTTSLTATLLAEGGLDPTFVIGGKLTSAGTNARLGEGDYLVAEADESDASFLHLQPLVSIVTNIDADHMATYGGDFSRLKSTFVEFLHNLPFYGLAVLCIDDANVRELSDQVKRQFVTYGFDADADYRIVDFAQHGGEVSFTALRPAGAEPLPIRLAMPGRHNALNAMAAIVVATDAGVSDTAIMRGLAGFAGVGRRFQVHGHYPSPTGGEVMLVDDYGHHPREVDMVIQAVRAGWPDRRLVMLYQPHRYSRTRDLYEDFVRVLSQVDTLVLLDVYSAGEAVIPGAEGRTLAGSIRQRGEVDPLFVEHKHELPSLLSNVLRPGDILITQGAGDVGGISLRLAQAKMALNEVEL, encoded by the coding sequence ATGCGCCGCATTCGCCGTATTCATTTTGTCGGCATTGGCGGGGCAGGCATGTGCGGCATCGCAGAGGTGTTGGCGAATCAAGGATATGCTGTTAGCGGCAGTGATTTGAAACCGTCTACGGTCACCGAGCGTTTGACCCATTGCGGCGTGAGTATAGCGATTGGCCATGCTGAAGAGCACGTGGCGGGGGCTGATGTGGTAGTGGTGTCGACCGCCATTGATCCTACCAACCCCGAAATTCGCTGGGCCCACGAGCATCGGGTGCCCGTGGTTCGTCGCGCCGAAATGCTCGCTGAGTTGATGCGGTTTCGCCACGGTATCGCGGTAGCCGGCACCCATGGCAAAACCACAACGACGAGTTTGACGGCGACGCTATTGGCTGAGGGTGGCCTTGATCCAACGTTTGTTATCGGTGGTAAGTTGACCAGTGCGGGTACTAACGCGCGGTTAGGCGAGGGCGATTACTTAGTGGCCGAGGCCGATGAGTCGGATGCGTCTTTTCTGCATCTCCAGCCGCTAGTCTCTATTGTCACCAACATTGACGCAGACCACATGGCGACTTACGGCGGTGATTTTTCCCGCCTTAAAAGCACCTTTGTCGAGTTTCTACATAACCTGCCTTTCTATGGGCTAGCAGTGCTTTGTATTGATGACGCCAATGTGCGCGAGCTGAGTGACCAGGTAAAACGTCAGTTTGTCACCTATGGGTTTGATGCGGATGCCGACTATCGGATTGTTGATTTTGCCCAGCATGGCGGCGAAGTTTCTTTCACTGCGTTGCGTCCAGCGGGAGCTGAGCCTCTACCCATTCGTCTGGCGATGCCAGGGCGTCACAATGCACTAAACGCCATGGCGGCGATTGTCGTGGCCACCGATGCAGGGGTTAGCGATACGGCTATCATGCGCGGTTTGGCAGGTTTCGCCGGGGTCGGGCGACGCTTTCAAGTGCATGGACATTACCCCTCTCCGACCGGTGGAGAGGTTATGCTGGTCGACGACTATGGTCACCATCCGCGGGAAGTCGATATGGTGATTCAGGCGGTCCGCGCAGGTTGGCCGGATCGACGTCTTGTTATGCTCTATCAGCCCCATCGCTACAGCCGTACCCGTGATTTATACGAAGATTTTGTGCGTGTACTATCTCAGGTGGACACGCTTGTGCTGTTGGATGTTTACAGTGCAGGCGAAGCGGTTATTCCCGGCGCAGAAGGGCGTACCTTGGCGGGCTCCATTCGCCAGCGGGGGGAAGTCGACCCGCTGTTTGTTGAGCATAAACACGAATTGCCCAGTCTATTAAGCAACGTGCTTCGCCCCGGCGACATTTTGATTACCCAGGGCGCGGGTGATGTAGGTGGTATCTCGCTGCGCTTAGCGCAAGCAAAGATGGCGTTAAATGAGGTAGAGCTGTGA
- the ftsW gene encoding putative lipid II flippase FtsW, producing the protein MKRLQDLRQALSTQGMPCDVWLIVIAVVLAGFGWVMVSSASIGLLDDSYHYARQHGIFLVFAVSICVLMLCVPLEVWRQNAGLILLVSIALLTLVLFIGQEINGSKRWIALPGPLPSLQVSEFAKVGLILYMAAFMSRFTYDLRRKPFSMWRPLAVLAVPAGLLFLAPDFGGMVVFTVCVIGMLMMAGASLTLLIGSGSLLATGAVMMVALEPYRLARWTSFLDPWADQFATGYQLTQALIAFGRGHVTGTGLGNSVQKLHYLPESHTDFIFAVVAEELGMLGAITVVVLFTLLIARAMWVGRRAELSGHLFGAYVSYGIGFIIAAQAFINMAVSSGLLPTKGLTLPLMSYGGSSLLVTGVMIGLLLRTDAETRRYPKRASTPYRPRREPRLS; encoded by the coding sequence ATGAAGCGACTACAAGATCTGCGCCAAGCATTGTCCACCCAGGGGATGCCCTGCGATGTTTGGTTAATTGTGATCGCTGTGGTCTTAGCCGGGTTTGGGTGGGTGATGGTAAGTTCCGCCTCAATCGGATTATTGGATGACAGTTATCATTATGCGCGGCAGCACGGCATTTTTCTTGTTTTTGCCGTCTCGATCTGCGTTTTGATGCTATGCGTGCCGCTCGAGGTGTGGCGACAAAATGCTGGCCTGATCCTGCTAGTCAGTATCGCACTCTTAACGCTGGTGCTTTTCATTGGTCAGGAGATTAATGGCAGTAAACGCTGGATAGCGCTGCCGGGGCCGCTTCCCAGCCTGCAAGTGTCTGAGTTTGCCAAGGTTGGCTTGATTCTCTACATGGCAGCCTTTATGTCGCGCTTTACTTATGATCTTCGGCGCAAGCCATTTAGTATGTGGCGGCCGTTGGCCGTATTGGCCGTGCCGGCGGGGCTATTATTTTTAGCCCCAGACTTTGGCGGCATGGTGGTATTTACCGTGTGTGTCATTGGCATGCTGATGATGGCGGGTGCCTCGCTAACGCTGTTGATCGGCAGTGGCAGCCTGTTAGCAACGGGTGCCGTGATGATGGTGGCGCTGGAACCCTACCGTTTGGCTCGCTGGACCAGTTTTCTAGACCCTTGGGCCGATCAGTTCGCGACCGGTTATCAGTTGACCCAGGCATTGATTGCCTTTGGTCGTGGCCACGTCACAGGGACCGGGCTCGGTAACAGCGTGCAGAAGCTGCATTACCTACCTGAGTCACACACCGACTTTATTTTTGCGGTTGTTGCTGAAGAGTTGGGGATGCTGGGTGCCATTACGGTAGTGGTGCTATTTACGCTGTTGATTGCTCGTGCCATGTGGGTAGGGCGTCGAGCTGAGCTTTCAGGCCATTTATTTGGTGCTTACGTCAGCTATGGCATCGGCTTTATTATTGCTGCTCAGGCATTTATCAATATGGCGGTCAGTTCGGGGTTGCTGCCTACCAAGGGGCTGACACTGCCGCTTATGAGCTACGGTGGTTCCAGCTTACTGGTGACGGGCGTGATGATCGGGCTGTTGTTACGCACTGATGCTGAAACGCGTCGTTATCCCAAGCGTGCCTCGACGCCCTATAGACCGCGTCGCGAGCCACGTCTTTCATAG